The following are from one region of the Juglans regia cultivar Chandler chromosome 10, Walnut 2.0, whole genome shotgun sequence genome:
- the LOC108997122 gene encoding L-aspartate oxidase, chloroplastic-like gives MTTCIPAGSGNLHYSSALSKGHGCRKTSWVSGIALKRSTQKELSWSCSVSKFLRFQRCNFSQSPFGDNQKPLRTVTSSCLRDGSTKYFDFAVIGSGVAGLRYALEVAKHGTVAVITKDEPHESNTNYAQGGVSAVLCPSDSVESHMHDTIVAGAYLCDEETVRVVCTEGPDRIRELIAMGASFDHGEDGNLHLAREGGHSHHRIVHAADMTGREIERALLEAVVNDPNISVFEHHFAVDLLTCQDGSDTVCLGFDTLNTETLEVIRIISKVTLLASGGAGHMYPTTTNPPVATGDGMAMAHRAQAVISNMEFVQFHPTALADEGLPTKPAKSRENAFLITEAVRGDGGILYNLGMERFMPSYDDRAELAPRDVVARSIDDQLKKRNEKYALLDISHKPREKILSHFPNIAAECLQYGLDITRQPIPVVPAAHYMCGGVRAGLQGETNVQGLYVAGEVACTGLHGANRLASNSLLEALVFARRAVQPSIDHMKSSKHDPSASNWWARPVVPLVLASDAMNKVEKMTREVRKELQSIMWEYVGIVRSTTRLEFAEQKIGELEGKWEDYLFQHGWEPTMVGLEACEMRNLFCCAKLVISSALARHESRGLHYTIDFPHLEESKRLPTVIFPCSSVKSTWSSRQLSRQPL, from the exons ATGACTACTTGTATACCTGCTGGAAGCGGCAACTTGCATTATAGTTCGGCACTAAGCAAGGGACATGGCTGTAGAAAAACTTCTTGGGTGTCTGGTATAGCATTAAAGAGAAGTACCCAGAAAGAGCTTTCATG GTCATGTAGTGTATCAAAATTCTTGCGGTTCCAAAGGTGTAATTTTTCCCAATCTCCATTTGGTGATAATCAGAAGCCCCTTAGAACTGTAACTTCATCTTGCTTGAGAGATGGTTCCACAAAGTATTTTGATTTTGCTGTCATTGGAAGTGGAGTTGCTGGCCTTCGTTACGCTCTTGAAGTTGCAAAACATGGAACTGTTGCTGTGATTACCAAGGATGAGCCTCATGAGAGCAACACAAACTATGCTCAAGGTGGTGTTAGTGCTGTGCTTTGCCCTTCAGATTCTGTGGAGAGTCACATGCACGACACAATTGTAGCTGGTGCTTATCTGTGTGATGAGGAGACTGTCAGA GTTGTCTGTACAGAAGGACCTGACAGAATCAGAGAATTGATTGCTATGGGTGCCTCATTCGATCATGGAGAAGATGGCAATTTGCATCTAGCAAGAGAGGGGGGGCATTCTCATCATAGAATTGTTCATGCTGCTGATATGACTGGAAGGGAGATTGAGCGTGCTCTACTAGAGGCAGTTGTCAATGATCCAAATATATCTGTTTTCGAACACCATTTTGCAGTAGATTTGCTAACTTGTCAG GATGGTTCTGACACAGTATGTCTTGGTTTTGACACATTGAATACTGAAACATTAGAG gtGATAAGGATTATTTCAAAGGTGACTTTACTTGCATCAGGTGGTGCTGGACACATGTATCCGACAACTACAAATCCTCCG GTTGCCACTGGAGACGGAATGGCCATGGCCCATCGAGCTCAAGCTGTAATATCCAATATGGA ATTTGTGCAGTTCCACCCAACTGCCCTAGCTGACGAAGGCCTTCCCACGAAACCAGCCAAATCTCGAGAGAATGCATTTCTTATCACTGAAGCTGTTAGGGGTGATGGAGGCATTTTGTACAATTTAGGAATGGAAAGGTTCATGCCCTCGTATGATGACAGAGCAGAACTTGCTCCCAGGGATGTAGTGGCAAGAAGTATAGATGACCAGCTTAAAAAGCGGAATGAGAAGTATGCGCTCCTAGATATAAGTCACAAGCCCAGGGAAAAAATTCTCTCACACTTCCCCAACATTGCTGCTGAGTGCCTACAATATGGCCTGGACATAACTCGCCAACCAATTCCAGTGGTTCCTGCAGCTCATTACATGTGCGGGGGTGTCCGTGCTGGACTCCAAGGGGAGACAAATGTGCAGGGCTTGTATGTGGCCGGTGAGGTTGCATGCACAGGTTTGCATGGAGCAAACCGACTTGCTAGTAACTCATTGCTTGAAGCGCTAGTTTTTGCAAGAAGAGCTGTCCAGCCCTCAATCGATCACATGAAGAGCTCCAAACATGATCCCAGCGCTTCAAATTGGTGGGCAAGACCAGTTGTTCCTTTGGTACTTGCAAGTGATGCTATGAACAAAGTGGAAAAAATGACGAGGGAAGTAAGGAAAGAACTGCAATCAATCATGTGGGAATACGTGGGAATCGTTCGGTCAACAACAAGGCTGGAATTTGCAGAGCAAAAGATTGGTGAGCTGGAGGGGAAATGGGAGGATTACTTATTTCAACACGGTTGGGAGCCAACAATGGTGGGGCTTGAGGCTTGTGAAATGAGGAACCTTTTTTGTTGTGCAAAGCTCGTGATTAGCAGTGCCCTTGCTAGGCACGAAAGCCGTGGACTCCACTACACCATTGATTTCCCTCATCTGGAGGAAAGTAAGAGGCTGCCAACAGTTATTTTCCCCTGTTCATCAGTCAAGAGTACCTGGAGTTCACGACAACTATCCAGGCAGCCCTTATAG
- the LOC108997124 gene encoding protease Do-like 1, chloroplastic, producing MAAYSSLLPSFHSFSSPPFSSPFSSSPNRKSISFPSKFLSPTPHPNPPILSFPQHHHRNYAFTPNGNSCCSSSSNNTTTNPSYIRKLLSFSFPLASPLVLCASIALSFSLLLADVDPASAFVVTTPRKLQTDELATVRLFQENTPSVVYITNLAVRQDAFTLDVLEVPQGSGSGFVWDREGHIVTNYHVIRGASDLRVTLADQTTCDAKVVGFDQDKDVAVLRVDASKEKLRPIPIGVSADLLVGQKVYAIGNPFGLDHTLTTGVISGLRREISSAATGRPIQDVIQTDAAINPGNSGGPLLDSSGNLIGINTAIYSPSGASSGVGFSIPVDTVGGIVDQLVRFGKVTRPILGIKFAPDQSVEQLGVSGVLVLDAPANGPAGKAGLQPTKRDSYGRLILGDIITSVNGKKVTNGSDLYRILDQCEVGDTVTIEVLRGDHKEKIPVILEPKPEVS from the exons ATGGCTGCGTATTCTTCGCTCCTTCCCTCCTTCCACTCCTTTTCTTCTCCACCTTTTTCGTCTCCATTTTCTAGCTCCCCAAACAGAAAATCCATTTCCTTTCCCTCCAAATTCCTCTCTCCCACTCCCCATCCCAACCCCCCTATCCTCTCCTTCCCTCAACACCACCACCGCAATTACGCTTTCACCCCTAACGGTAATAGTTGCTGTAGCAGCAGCTCTAACAACACCACCACCAATCCTTCGTACATCCGCAAGCTCCTATCATTCTCCTTCCCTCTAGCTTCGCCCCTCGTTCTCTGCGCTTCGATCGCcttgtctttctctctccttcttgcCGATGTTGACCCCGCCTCGGCCTTTGTGGTCACCACGCCTAGGAAATTGCAGACCGATGAGCTAGCTACGGTTCGCCTTTTCCAGGAGAACACGCCCTCCGTAGTTTACATCACCAATTTAGCTGTCAG GCAGGATGCGTTTACGTTGGACGTGTTGGAGGTGCCGCAGGGCTCGGGTTCGGGCTTCGTGTGGGATAGAGAAGGTCACATTGTTACCAATTACCATGTGATTCGTGGCGCTTCTGATCTCAG GGTTACTCTTGCTGACCAGACAACTTGTGATGCAAAAGTTGTTGGATTTGATCAAGATAAGGATGTTGCTGTTCTGCGTGTTGATGCATCCAAAGAAAAACTGAGGCCCATACCTATTGGTGTCTCTGCGGACCTGCTTGTTGGTCAAAAAGTTTATGCCATTGGAAACCCT TTTGGACTTGACCATACTCTTACTACTGGCGTTATCAG TGGGCTTCGCAGAGAAATTAGTTCTGCTGCTACTGGCCGACCCATTCAGGATGTGATACAGACAGATGCGGCCATTAATCCTGGCAATAGTGGAGGGCCACTATTAGATAGTTCTGGAAACCTAATTGGTATAAATACAGCTATATACTCTCCATCTGGTGCATCCTCAGGTGTTGGATTTTCAATTCCTGTTGACACA GTTGGTGGCATTGTTGACCAGTTGGTGAGATTTGGGAAGGTCACAAGACCGATTTTAGGTATTAAGTTTGCGCCTGATCAATCTGTGGAGCAATTAGGAGTAAGTGGGGTGCTTGTCTTAGATGCTCCTGCAAATGGTCCAGCTGGTAAAGCG GGCCTGCAACCAACTAAACGGGATAGCTATGGTAGACTCATTTTGGGTGACATCATAACATCTGTGAACGGTAAAAAGGTCACCAATGGCAGTGATTTGTACAGAATTCTTGACCAGTGTGAAGTGGGTGATACG GTGACTATCGAGGTGTTACGTGGTGATCATAAGGAGAAGATTCCTGTAATACTAGAACCAAAGCCCGAAGTGTCATGA